In Duganella zoogloeoides, a single genomic region encodes these proteins:
- a CDS encoding L-threonylcarbamoyladenylate synthase, translated as MSVVNTVADAAAIAAGARVLEAGGLVAFPTETVYGLGADAENPAAVARIYEAKGRPNDHPVIVHVAPGADLDYWVTDIPDVARQLVAAFWPGPLTLILKRASHIPDAVSGGQDTVGIRCPSHPVAIALLTAFKGGRGGVAAPSANKFGNVSPTTAQHVRDEFHLDDVEEGSITGEPACSAGLHVTVLEGGASQVGIESTIVDLSRLATHGAVLLRPGHITAQQIADVIGQLPAAPDQAAPRASGTLESHYAPRTPVTMVAHAALADTVAQLQARGARVAVIGHACGELGDNMRLLPAEPVGYAYGIYAALREMDLVQADVILVETPPQDDAWLGVNDRLRRSVFGSTGILARFLSQ; from the coding sequence GTGAGTGTGGTCAATACCGTTGCTGACGCAGCCGCCATCGCGGCCGGCGCACGCGTGCTCGAAGCAGGCGGCCTGGTGGCATTTCCCACCGAGACCGTTTATGGCCTGGGCGCCGATGCCGAAAACCCGGCAGCGGTGGCCCGCATCTATGAAGCCAAGGGCCGTCCCAACGACCACCCGGTGATCGTGCACGTGGCGCCCGGCGCCGACCTCGATTACTGGGTCACCGATATTCCCGATGTCGCACGCCAGCTGGTCGCTGCTTTCTGGCCCGGTCCATTGACACTGATCCTCAAGCGCGCCAGCCACATCCCGGACGCCGTTTCCGGTGGCCAGGATACGGTGGGCATCCGCTGCCCGTCGCACCCGGTAGCGATTGCGCTGCTGACCGCGTTCAAGGGCGGCCGTGGCGGAGTGGCGGCGCCGTCGGCCAACAAGTTCGGCAATGTCAGTCCCACCACCGCGCAGCATGTGCGCGACGAATTCCATCTCGATGATGTGGAAGAGGGCTCGATCACCGGCGAGCCGGCGTGTTCGGCCGGCTTGCATGTGACTGTTCTGGAAGGCGGCGCCAGCCAGGTCGGCATCGAATCGACCATTGTCGATTTGTCGCGCCTGGCCACGCATGGCGCGGTGCTGCTGCGCCCCGGCCATATCACGGCGCAGCAGATCGCCGACGTGATCGGCCAGTTGCCGGCCGCGCCCGACCAGGCCGCCCCGCGCGCTTCCGGCACCCTGGAATCGCACTACGCGCCGCGCACGCCGGTCACCATGGTGGCGCACGCTGCCCTGGCCGACACGGTTGCGCAACTGCAGGCCAGGGGCGCCCGCGTGGCGGTGATCGGCCATGCCTGCGGCGAACTCGGCGACAACATGCGCCTGCTGCCGGCCGAACCGGTTGGCTACGCGTACGGCATCTATGCCGCGCTGCGCGAGATGGACCTGGTGCAAGCCGATGTGATCCTGGTGGAAACCCCGCCGCAGGACGACGCCTGGCTTGGCGTCAACGACCGCCTGCGCCGTTCTGTCTTCGGTTCGACCGGCATCCTGGCTCGCTTCCTGAGTCAATAA
- a CDS encoding phosphoglycerate kinase: MSAVLNFIRLQDLIDQNALQGKRVFIRADLNVPQDDAGNITEDTRIRASVPAIRAAAAAGAKVMVTSHLGRPTEGEFKPEDSLAPVAARLSELLGQPVELKQNWVDGAGLEGLQAGQVVLLENVRVNKGEKKNADELAQKMASLCDIYVNDAFGTAHRAEASTHGIAKFAPVAAAGPLLAAELDALGKALGAPARPLLAIVAGSKVSSKLSILKALADKVDNLIVGGGIANTFMKATGLNIGKSLVENELVEEAKAIIEIMAKRGATVPIPVDVVCAKEFSPTAAATVKDVANVADDDMILDIGPKTSALLAEQIAAAGTIVWNGPVGVFEFDQFGEGTKTLALAIAASKAFSIAGGGDTLAAIAKYDITDKIGYISTGGGAFLEFLEGKTLPAVEILTQRAAAQ, translated from the coding sequence ATGTCCGCTGTCTTGAACTTCATCCGTCTGCAAGATCTTATCGACCAAAATGCCCTGCAGGGCAAGCGTGTGTTCATCCGCGCCGACTTGAACGTGCCGCAGGATGATGCGGGCAATATCACCGAAGATACGCGTATCCGCGCTTCCGTACCAGCCATTCGCGCTGCCGCTGCCGCTGGCGCCAAGGTCATGGTCACGTCCCACCTCGGCCGTCCGACCGAAGGCGAGTTCAAGCCTGAAGACAGCCTGGCGCCGGTTGCCGCGCGCCTGTCCGAATTGCTGGGCCAGCCAGTCGAACTGAAGCAGAACTGGGTGGACGGCGCCGGCCTGGAAGGCCTGCAAGCGGGCCAGGTAGTGCTGCTGGAAAACGTTCGCGTGAACAAGGGCGAAAAGAAAAACGCCGATGAACTGGCCCAAAAAATGGCCAGCCTGTGCGACATCTACGTGAACGACGCGTTCGGCACTGCCCACCGCGCCGAAGCGTCCACCCATGGCATCGCCAAGTTCGCGCCGGTGGCTGCCGCCGGCCCGTTGCTGGCTGCCGAACTCGACGCACTGGGCAAGGCGCTGGGCGCCCCGGCCCGTCCGCTGCTGGCGATTGTCGCCGGTTCGAAAGTATCGTCCAAGCTGTCGATCCTGAAAGCCCTGGCCGACAAGGTGGACAACCTGATCGTGGGCGGCGGTATCGCCAACACCTTCATGAAGGCTACTGGCCTCAACATCGGCAAGTCGCTGGTGGAAAACGAGCTGGTGGAAGAAGCCAAGGCCATCATCGAGATCATGGCCAAGCGCGGCGCCACCGTGCCGATTCCGGTGGACGTGGTCTGCGCCAAGGAATTCTCGCCAACGGCAGCGGCCACCGTCAAGGACGTTGCCAACGTTGCCGACGACGACATGATCCTCGACATCGGCCCGAAAACCTCGGCGCTGCTGGCCGAGCAAATCGCCGCCGCCGGCACCATCGTCTGGAACGGCCCGGTGGGCGTGTTCGAGTTCGACCAGTTTGGCGAAGGCACCAAGACGCTGGCGCTGGCCATCGCTGCCTCGAAAGCGTTTTCGATCGCTGGCGGTGGCGACACCCTGGCTGCAATCGCGAAATACGACATCACCGACAAGATCGGTTACATCTCCACCGGTGGTGGCGCGTTCCTGGAATTCCTGGAAGGGAAGACCCTGCCTGCGGTGGAAATCCTGACCCAGCGCGCTGCAGCGCAATAA
- a CDS encoding SGNH/GDSL hydrolase family protein, translated as MRHTKLAIAAMALAILAGCGGSSPEAGDQTLRVKFNSQVSFGDSLSDVGSYNVGTIAALKGGKFTINGDNTAINATLTGRNWTELVAAQLGLPAPCAALTGLDGTAPGFNVPRKANAGCYGYAQGGARVTNPVGPGNIATGAATGFMTVPVVTQVANHLAAVGGKFKGDELVLVMAGGNDVLFLLSKLSADATAAGNAAGAAAYFPSLISQLAAGATNPATAATAITFAVGTARAVPGATQASITQAAVGAAAVQPGNTNVVANAAAIIAKATADATAAGAKAGADFATANGPSLVAEMTKAGTELATLVKNQIIANGANYVTVNNLPDVATTPSGRSRSAEIRTLIDTMVKAFNTSLTTGLSTEQKVVIVDVYAVSHDQATNPGPYGLTNVAEPACDLSAAKNPIGSAIACNGSNLVAGDVSHYSFADEVHPTPFNNLLLARYVSRSLVTKGWM; from the coding sequence ATGCGTCACACCAAACTTGCCATCGCCGCAATGGCTCTCGCCATCCTTGCCGGTTGCGGTGGCTCCAGCCCGGAAGCGGGCGATCAAACCCTTCGTGTCAAATTCAACTCGCAAGTGTCGTTCGGTGACAGCCTGTCGGATGTGGGCTCGTATAACGTTGGCACCATTGCCGCCCTCAAGGGCGGCAAGTTCACCATCAATGGCGATAACACGGCCATCAATGCCACGCTGACCGGCCGTAACTGGACCGAACTGGTGGCCGCACAACTGGGTTTGCCGGCGCCATGCGCCGCATTGACCGGCCTCGACGGCACCGCTCCAGGTTTCAACGTTCCCCGCAAAGCCAACGCAGGCTGCTACGGCTACGCCCAGGGCGGCGCGCGTGTGACCAATCCTGTCGGTCCCGGCAATATTGCCACCGGCGCTGCCACCGGCTTCATGACGGTACCGGTCGTTACCCAGGTCGCCAACCACTTGGCCGCTGTCGGCGGCAAGTTCAAGGGCGATGAGCTGGTGCTGGTGATGGCTGGTGGTAACGATGTGCTGTTCCTGCTGTCCAAGCTGAGCGCCGATGCCACCGCTGCCGGCAACGCCGCTGGCGCCGCAGCGTACTTCCCCAGCCTGATCTCGCAACTGGCCGCCGGGGCGACCAACCCAGCAACGGCAGCGACTGCCATCACGTTTGCCGTGGGCACCGCCAGGGCAGTGCCGGGCGCCACCCAGGCCAGCATCACCCAGGCCGCCGTCGGCGCAGCAGCGGTGCAGCCGGGTAACACGAACGTGGTCGCCAACGCTGCAGCCATCATCGCCAAGGCCACGGCTGACGCCACTGCCGCCGGCGCCAAGGCCGGCGCAGACTTCGCCACGGCCAACGGCCCGAGCCTGGTCGCTGAGATGACCAAAGCCGGTACCGAATTGGCCACCCTGGTGAAAAACCAGATCATCGCCAACGGCGCCAACTACGTCACCGTCAACAACCTGCCCGATGTCGCCACCACGCCAAGCGGCCGCTCCCGTTCGGCCGAGATCCGCACGCTGATCGACACCATGGTCAAGGCCTTCAATACGTCGCTGACCACTGGCCTGTCCACCGAGCAGAAAGTCGTGATCGTCGACGTGTACGCAGTGAGCCACGACCAGGCCACCAACCCGGGACCGTATGGCCTGACCAACGTCGCCGAACCTGCATGCGACCTGAGCGCGGCGAAGAACCCGATCGGCTCCGCGATCGCCTGCAACGGCAGCAACCTGGTGGCCGGCGATGTCAGCCACTACTCGTTCGCCGACGAGGTGCATCCGACGCCATTCAACAACCTGCTG
- a CDS encoding phosphoribosylaminoimidazolesuccinocarboxamide synthase, translated as MNALYQSSISSLPLLGHGKVRDNYAVGDDKILIVTTDRLSAFDVVMNEPIPGKGMVLNQMSDFWFEKLGHIVPNHLTGVAPESVVSSDEVVQVKGRAVVAKRLKPIMVEAVVRGYIIGSGWKDYQATGAICGITLPEGLQQAEKLPEPLFTPAAKADLGEHDENISFADMESRIGAELAAKMRDVSIQLYTAAAEYAATRGIIIADTKFEFGLDDDGVMHLMDEVLTADSSRFWPADSYAVGISPPSFDKQFVRDYLETLTDWGKTAPAPALPADVIEKTQAKYFEAIERLTGDKLKA; from the coding sequence ATGAACGCCCTCTACCAGTCCTCCATCTCCTCCCTGCCACTGCTCGGTCACGGCAAAGTCCGCGACAACTACGCTGTCGGCGACGACAAGATCCTGATCGTCACCACCGACCGCCTGTCGGCCTTCGACGTTGTCATGAATGAACCGATTCCCGGCAAGGGCATGGTACTGAACCAGATGAGCGATTTCTGGTTCGAGAAGCTGGGCCACATCGTGCCGAACCACCTGACCGGCGTTGCGCCCGAGTCCGTGGTATCAAGCGATGAAGTGGTGCAGGTGAAGGGCCGCGCAGTTGTCGCCAAACGCCTGAAACCGATCATGGTCGAAGCCGTGGTGCGTGGCTACATCATCGGTTCGGGCTGGAAAGATTACCAGGCGACTGGCGCGATCTGCGGCATCACGTTGCCGGAAGGCCTGCAACAGGCCGAGAAACTGCCGGAGCCGTTGTTCACCCCGGCGGCCAAGGCCGACCTGGGCGAGCACGACGAAAACATCAGCTTTGCCGACATGGAAAGCCGCATCGGCGCGGAACTGGCTGCCAAGATGCGCGATGTCAGCATCCAGCTGTACACGGCAGCAGCCGAGTACGCCGCCACGCGCGGCATCATCATTGCCGACACCAAGTTCGAATTCGGCCTCGACGACGACGGCGTCATGCACCTGATGGACGAAGTGCTGACGGCCGATTCGTCGCGCTTCTGGCCGGCCGACTCGTACGCCGTGGGCATCTCGCCACCGTCGTTCGACAAGCAGTTCGTGCGCGACTACCTGGAAACCCTGACCGACTGGGGCAAGACCGCGCCGGCACCGGCGCTGCCGGCCGACGTCATCGAGAAAACCCAGGCCAAGTACTTCGAAGCCATCGAGCGCCTGACCGGCGACAAGCTGAAGGCATAA
- a CDS encoding 5-(carboxyamino)imidazole ribonucleotide synthase, with amino-acid sequence MSNSKVIPLLPAANPPAWLGVMGGGQLGRMFAHAAQSMGYQVAVLEPSDTCPAGQVAQRLVNAGYSDAAGLDALAAQCLAVTTEFENVPADSLSRLAQSVFVAPNAHGVSVAQDRIAEKRFFVDCAEKSGVLPAPHKVIASEQDIAAIADDLLPGILKTVRMGYDGKGQVRVTSRDDVRAAFAEMGQVTCLLEKMLPLAYEVSVLTARGHDGESVVYPIAENVHRDGILFTTTVPGPNVSAESAVKAQQAAQAIVAELGYVGVLCIEFFVLTDGTLVVNEMAPRPHNSGHYTMDACITSQFAQQVRAMARLPLGDVRQHSPAVMLNILGDVWFEGDSAVEGETPREPAWDQVLALPGACLHLYGKDDPRRARKMGHLTFVAATLEQAQQQLLAACDVLGIAP; translated from the coding sequence ATGAGTAATTCAAAAGTAATCCCCCTGCTGCCCGCCGCCAATCCGCCAGCCTGGCTGGGGGTGATGGGCGGCGGCCAGCTCGGCCGCATGTTCGCCCACGCCGCCCAGAGCATGGGCTACCAGGTGGCCGTGCTGGAACCGTCCGACACCTGCCCGGCAGGGCAGGTGGCCCAGCGCCTGGTCAACGCCGGCTACAGCGATGCCGCCGGCCTCGATGCGCTGGCCGCGCAATGCCTGGCCGTCACCACCGAATTCGAGAACGTGCCGGCCGATAGCCTGTCGCGCCTGGCGCAGTCGGTGTTTGTTGCGCCCAACGCCCACGGTGTATCGGTGGCGCAGGACCGCATTGCCGAAAAACGTTTCTTTGTCGATTGCGCGGAAAAATCGGGCGTGCTGCCAGCGCCGCACAAGGTGATCGCCAGCGAGCAAGACATTGCCGCGATTGCCGACGACCTGTTGCCCGGCATCCTGAAAACCGTGCGCATGGGGTACGACGGCAAGGGGCAAGTGCGCGTGACATCGCGCGACGACGTGCGCGCCGCGTTTGCCGAGATGGGGCAGGTGACCTGCCTGCTGGAAAAAATGCTGCCGCTGGCGTACGAGGTGTCGGTGCTGACCGCGCGCGGTCACGACGGTGAATCGGTCGTGTATCCGATCGCCGAGAACGTCCACCGCGACGGCATCCTGTTTACCACCACCGTGCCGGGCCCGAACGTCTCCGCGGAGAGCGCTGTCAAGGCGCAGCAGGCGGCGCAAGCGATCGTGGCCGAACTCGGTTACGTCGGTGTGCTGTGCATCGAGTTTTTCGTGCTCACCGATGGTACGCTGGTGGTCAACGAAATGGCGCCGCGTCCGCACAACAGCGGCCACTACACGATGGATGCCTGCATTACCAGCCAGTTCGCGCAGCAGGTACGCGCCATGGCCCGTTTGCCGCTGGGCGACGTGCGCCAGCATTCGCCGGCCGTCATGCTCAACATCCTCGGCGATGTCTGGTTTGAAGGTGACAGCGCGGTGGAAGGTGAGACGCCGCGCGAGCCGGCCTGGGACCAGGTGCTGGCGCTGCCCGGCGCCTGCCTGCACCTGTACGGCAAGGACGACCCGCGCCGCGCGCGCAAGATGGGCCATTTGACCTTCGTGGCCGCCACCCTGGAGCAGGCGCAACAGCAGTTGCTGGCGGCCTGCGACGTCCTCGGTATCGCGCCGTGA
- the pyk gene encoding pyruvate kinase — MSRSTKIVATIGPASTDFNVLVKMIRAGVDVVRLNFSHGKAQDHIDRARLVREAAAECGREVAIMADMQGPKIRVGKFENSKIELVNGDKFILDAKWGENGELGNQDRVGLDYKALPQDVRPDDKLLLNDGLIVLVVDKVVGSEIYTTVKIGGELSNNKGINRQGGGLTAPALTAKDMEDIKTAMSFQCDYLAISFPKSATDMEMARQLANIAGEPYGHKPMMIAKIERAEAIPVLQEILDASDGIMVARGDLAVEVGNAAVPALQKRMIRMARESNKLAITATQMMESMIFNAVPTRAEVSDVANAVLDGTDAVMTSAETASGRYPIETVEMMAAICVEAEQSEYNKLDADFLNATFTRIDQSIAYAALFTSHHLEVKAIVALTESGSTALWMSRHNIDTPIYALTPSVVTERKASLYRNVKAFNLAQAGDSATVMRQAEELLVARGIVKKDDIIVVTWGSRMGYAGGTNALRIVKVGQVVNK, encoded by the coding sequence ATGTCCCGTAGCACCAAAATTGTCGCCACGATCGGCCCAGCTTCTACTGATTTCAACGTCCTGGTCAAAATGATCCGTGCCGGCGTCGATGTCGTGCGCCTGAACTTCTCGCACGGCAAGGCGCAGGATCACATCGACCGCGCGCGCCTGGTCCGCGAAGCTGCTGCCGAGTGCGGCCGCGAAGTGGCGATCATGGCGGACATGCAGGGACCGAAGATTCGTGTCGGCAAATTTGAGAACAGCAAGATCGAACTGGTCAACGGCGACAAGTTCATCCTGGACGCCAAGTGGGGCGAGAACGGCGAGCTGGGCAACCAGGACCGCGTGGGTCTCGATTACAAGGCGCTGCCGCAGGACGTGCGTCCCGACGACAAGCTGCTGCTAAACGACGGCCTGATCGTGCTGGTGGTCGATAAAGTGGTCGGCAGCGAGATCTACACCACCGTCAAGATCGGTGGCGAGCTGTCCAACAACAAGGGCATCAACCGCCAGGGTGGCGGTCTGACCGCACCGGCGCTGACCGCCAAGGACATGGAAGACATCAAGACGGCGATGAGCTTCCAGTGCGACTACCTGGCGATCTCGTTCCCGAAAAGCGCGACCGACATGGAAATGGCGCGCCAGCTGGCCAATATCGCCGGCGAGCCGTACGGCCACAAGCCGATGATGATCGCCAAGATCGAGCGCGCGGAAGCGATTCCGGTGCTGCAAGAAATTCTCGACGCGTCCGACGGCATCATGGTCGCCCGCGGCGACCTGGCGGTGGAAGTCGGTAACGCGGCGGTGCCGGCGCTGCAAAAGCGCATGATCCGCATGGCACGCGAATCGAACAAGCTGGCCATTACCGCCACGCAGATGATGGAATCGATGATTTTCAACGCCGTGCCTACCCGTGCCGAAGTATCGGACGTGGCCAACGCGGTGCTGGACGGCACTGATGCGGTGATGACCTCGGCGGAAACGGCCTCGGGCCGCTACCCGATCGAAACCGTGGAAATGATGGCGGCCATTTGCGTGGAAGCCGAGCAGTCCGAGTACAACAAGCTCGACGCCGACTTCCTCAACGCCACGTTTACCCGCATCGACCAGTCGATCGCGTACGCGGCGCTGTTTACCTCGCACCACCTGGAAGTGAAAGCGATCGTGGCGCTGACCGAGTCCGGCTCCACCGCGCTGTGGATGAGCCGTCATAACATCGACACGCCGATCTACGCGCTGACGCCAAGCGTGGTCACCGAGCGCAAGGCTTCGCTGTACCGCAACGTCAAGGCGTTCAACCTGGCGCAAGCCGGCGACAGCGCCACCGTGATGCGCCAGGCCGAGGAGTTGCTGGTGGCGCGCGGCATCGTCAAGAAAGACGACATCATCGTGGTTACCTGGGGTTCCCGCATGGGTTACGCCGGTGGCACCAATGCGCTGCGCATCGTCAAGGTCGGTCAGGTCGTTAATAAGTAA
- the purE gene encoding 5-(carboxyamino)imidazole ribonucleotide mutase — MTDQAKPLVGVIMGSSSDWDVMQNAVAILKQFGVPFEAQVISAHRMPDEMYAYAKSARARGLRAIIAGAGGAAHLPGMVAAMTIVPVLGVPVPSKYLRGEDSLLSIVQMPKGVPVSTFAIGEAGAANAALTAVAMIAATDDALADQLEAFRVTQTDAAKAMTLPL; from the coding sequence ATGACCGATCAAGCTAAGCCATTGGTTGGCGTCATCATGGGCTCGTCTTCGGACTGGGACGTGATGCAAAACGCGGTTGCCATTCTTAAACAGTTTGGCGTGCCGTTCGAGGCGCAAGTCATTTCCGCCCACCGCATGCCCGACGAGATGTATGCGTACGCGAAAAGTGCCCGCGCCCGTGGCCTGCGCGCCATCATCGCCGGCGCCGGCGGTGCGGCCCACCTGCCGGGCATGGTCGCTGCCATGACCATCGTGCCGGTGCTGGGCGTGCCGGTGCCGTCGAAGTATTTGCGCGGCGAGGATTCGCTGCTGTCGATCGTGCAGATGCCGAAGGGCGTGCCGGTGTCCACCTTTGCCATCGGCGAAGCGGGCGCTGCCAATGCAGCGCTGACGGCGGTGGCCATGATCGCCGCCACCGACGACGCGCTGGCCGACCAGCTCGAAGCGTTCCGCGTCACGCAAACCGATGCCGCCAAGGCCATGACTCTGCCGCTGTAG
- the fba gene encoding class II fructose-bisphosphate aldolase (catalyzes the reversible aldol condensation of dihydroxyacetonephosphate and glyceraldehyde 3-phosphate in the Calvin cycle, glycolysis, and/or gluconeogenesis), with protein sequence MSLVSMRQLLDHAAENGYGIPAFNVNNLEQVQAIMAAADALDSPVIMQASAGARKYAGEAFLRHLIDAAIEAYPHIPVVMHQDHGQSPAVCMAAIRSGFSSVMMDGSLEADGKSVASYEYNVAVSREVVKFSHSIGVTVEAELGVLGSLETMKGDKEDGHGADGTMTREQLLTDVDQAADFVKQTQCDALAIAIGTSHGAYKFTRKPTGDILAIDRIKEIHARIPNTHLVMHGSSSVPQELLAVIREFGGDMKETYGVPVEEIQEGIRHGVRKINIDTDIRLAMTAAIRQFMFQNPSKFDPRDYLKPARLAAEQVVRARFEAFGCAGQASKIKQVTLEKMAERYKAGELSQIVK encoded by the coding sequence ATGTCCCTCGTATCGATGCGTCAACTGCTGGACCATGCTGCTGAAAATGGTTACGGCATTCCTGCTTTTAACGTTAACAATCTGGAACAAGTGCAAGCCATCATGGCTGCCGCCGATGCGCTCGACAGCCCGGTGATCATGCAAGCGTCGGCTGGCGCCCGTAAATATGCCGGCGAAGCGTTCCTGCGTCACCTGATCGACGCCGCCATCGAAGCCTACCCGCACATCCCGGTCGTGATGCACCAGGATCACGGCCAGTCGCCGGCGGTCTGCATGGCCGCGATCCGCTCCGGCTTCTCGTCGGTGATGATGGACGGTTCGCTCGAAGCCGACGGCAAGTCGGTGGCGTCGTATGAATACAACGTCGCTGTCTCGCGCGAAGTGGTGAAATTCTCGCACTCGATCGGCGTGACCGTCGAGGCCGAACTCGGTGTTCTGGGTTCGCTGGAAACCATGAAGGGCGACAAGGAAGACGGCCACGGCGCCGACGGCACCATGACCCGCGAACAGCTGCTGACCGACGTCGACCAGGCTGCCGACTTCGTCAAGCAAACCCAGTGCGACGCGCTGGCCATTGCCATCGGCACCTCGCACGGCGCCTACAAGTTCACCCGCAAGCCTACCGGCGACATCCTGGCGATCGACCGCATCAAGGAAATCCACGCGCGCATCCCCAACACCCACCTGGTGATGCACGGTTCGTCGTCGGTGCCGCAAGAGCTGCTGGCCGTGATCCGCGAATTCGGCGGCGACATGAAAGAGACCTACGGCGTGCCGGTCGAAGAGATCCAGGAAGGCATCCGTCACGGCGTGCGCAAGATCAACATCGATACCGACATCCGCCTGGCCATGACCGCCGCGATCCGCCAGTTCATGTTCCAGAACCCCTCGAAGTTCGATCCACGCGATTACCTCAAGCCTGCCCGCCTGGCTGCCGAGCAAGTCGTGCGCGCCCGTTTCGAAGCGTTCGGCTGCGCCGGACAAGCATCGAAAATCAAGCAAGTGACGCTGGAAAAAATGGCCGAGCGTTACAAGGCCGGCGAGCTGTCGCAAATTGTGAAGTAA